The Apium graveolens cultivar Ventura chromosome 11, ASM990537v1, whole genome shotgun sequence genome has a window encoding:
- the LOC141698481 gene encoding L-ascorbate oxidase homolog, whose translation MVEIRSSVWSLMVVFLTALANGEDPYRFFTWNVTYGDIYPLGVKQQGILINGQFPGPQIEAVTNDNVIVSVTNSLDEPFLLSWNGIQQRRNSWQDGVYGTNCPIPPGQNFTYILQFKDQIGSFFYFPSLAFHKAAGGFGGIKIYSRPRIPVPFPPPAGDFTILAGDWFKQNHTDLKAILDGGHDLPFPDGLLINGRGSNGFTFTVDQGKTYRFRLSNVGLTTSINFRIQGHKMLLVEAEGTHTLQNTYSSLDIHLGQSYSVLVTADQPGQDYYIVASTRFTSQVLAATSILHYSNSAGSVSGPPPGGPTIQIDWSLNQARSIRQNLTASGPRPNPQGSYHYGLVNTTRTIRLANSAPIINGKQRYAVNSVSFIPADTPLKLADYFNIPGVFSPGTISPNPTGGGGYLQTSVMAADFRSFAEVVFENSEDTVQSWHIDGHFFFVVGMDGGQWSDSSRLGYNLRDTVSRCTVQVYPKSWTALYMPMDNVGMWNIRSENWARQYLGQQFYLRVYSPANSWRDEYPIPKNALVCGRASGRKTRPL comes from the exons ATGGTGGAGATAAGAAGCTCAGTATGGAGTTTAATGGTGGTTTTCTTAACAGCATTAGCAAATGGAGAAGACCCATATAGATTCTTTACATGGAATGTCACTTATGGTGATATTTACCCTCTTGGTGTTAAACAACAG GGCATATTAATAAATGGACAATTTCCGGGACCGCAGATTGAGGCGGTGACTAATGACAATGTGATTGTGAGTGTTACTAATAGTTTGGATGAACCATTCCTCCTTTCTTG GAATGGAATCCAGCAGAGAAGAAACTCGTGGCAGGATGGAGTCTATGGCACAAATTGCCCCATCCCGCCTGGTCAGAATTTCACTTACATTCTTCAATTCAAAGATCAGATTGGTAGCTTCTTTTACTTCCCCTCCCTTGCTTTCCACAAGGCTGCAGGCGGCTTTGGTGGCATCAAAATCTATAGCCGTCCGAGGATTCCTGTTCCTTTCCCTCCACCTGCAGGAGATTTCACCATACTCGCCGGTGATTGGTTCAAACAGAACCACACT GATCTCAAAGCAATTTTAGATGGTGGACATGATCTTCCATTCCCTGATGGACTTCTAATTAATGGCCGGGGATCAAATGGATTTACATTCACAGTGGATCAAG GCAAGACTTACAGATTCAGATTATCAAATGTTGGGCTTACCACTTCAATCAATTTCAGAATTCAGGGACACAAGATGTTATTGGTTGAAGCAGAAGGGACTCATACTCTCCAAAATACCTACTCCTCACTTGACATTCATTTAGGGCAATCCTACTCTGTATTAGTTACAGCTGATCAGCCAGGGCAGGATTATTATATTGTTGCTTCAACGCGTTTCACCTCTCAAGTGCTCGCAGCAACATCCATTCTTCACTACAGTAACTCGGCTGGAAGTGTGTCTGGTCCTCCACCAGGTGGCCCCACAATTCAGATTGATTGGTCCCTTAACCAGGCTCGGTCTATCAGACAAAATTTAACAGCTAGTGGACCAAGACCTAATCCTCAGGGTTCTTATCACTATGGGTTGGTTAACACTACGCGTACTATAAGACTAGCAAATTCTGCCCCAATCATCAATGGTAAACAGAGATATGCTGTAAATAGCGTCTCATTCATACCTGCAGACACACCACTTAAGCTTGCAGATTATTTCAACATTCCGGGGGTTTTCAGTCCAGGAACTATTTCTCCAAACCCAACTGGTGGCGGTGGCTACCTCCAGACTTCTGTCATGGCAGCTGATTTCAGAAGTTTTGCTGAGGTTGTATTTGAGAATTCAGAAGACACTGTGCAGTCATGGCACATTGATGGGCACTTCTTCTTTGTTGTGGG GATGGATGGAGGGCAATGGTCAGATTCTAGTAGATTGGGTTACAACTTAAGAGACACAGTTTCTCGGTGCACTGTCCAG GTATATCCAAAATCATGGACTGCACTTTACATGCCAATGGACAATGTGGGAATGTGGAATATTAGGTCTGAAAACTGGGCTCGCCAGTACTTAGGTCAGCAATTCTATCTCCGGGTATATTCACCTGCAAATTCTTGGAGAGACGAATATCCCATTCCCAAAAATGCTCTTGTGTGTGGCCGTGCATCAGGACGCAAGACTAGGCCTCTGTAG